One Candidatus Thorarchaeota archaeon genomic window carries:
- a CDS encoding GNAT family N-acetyltransferase: protein MSGFYCKNEDINDFIHHEAKDFQNERLGVSYLFRYDGELVGFVTLSMADLRKERMGSEDRLQVGKENYPALQIGQLAVCDGFEGRGIGTFLCDFSLGKAYEFSEKVGCRFLVLNAKREVMPFYEKYGFKSLPKQEKRIEPVMFLNIFNKKATE from the coding sequence TTGAGTGGATTCTACTGCAAAAACGAAGACATAAATGATTTTATACACCATGAAGCAAAAGATTTTCAAAATGAACGTCTCGGCGTATCCTACCTATTTCGATATGATGGCGAGTTAGTTGGGTTTGTTACTCTCAGTATGGCTGATTTGAGGAAAGAGAGGATGGGATCTGAGGATAGACTTCAAGTTGGGAAAGAAAACTATCCTGCTCTTCAAATTGGTCAATTGGCAGTGTGCGATGGATTCGAAGGCAGAGGTATTGGCACATTCCTTTGTGATTTTAGTCTCGGCAAAGCGTACGAATTTTCAGAGAAAGTGGGCTGTAGATTTTTGGTTCTGAATGCGAAGCGAGAGGTTATGCCCTTCTACGAAAAATATGGTTTTAAATCTCTTCCGAAACAGGAAAAAAGAATAGAACCAGTGATGTTTTTGAATATCTTCAATAAAAAGGCAACCGAATAG